GTCGCCCGTGCGCGTCAATTGTCGGAAACGCTCCGCATCGAGCGTATCGAGCGAGACATTGACGCGCTTGACGCCGCAATCGGCCAGCGCCTGCGCGAAGCGCTCAAGCTGCGAGCCATTGGTGGTCAGCGTCAGCTCGTCGAGCCGCCCGGAGACGAGATGGCGGGAGAGGCGCTCGAACAGGGAGAGAATGTCGCGCCGCATCAAGGGCTCGCCGCCGGTGATGCGCAGCTTGCGCGTGCCGCGCTCGACGAAGGCCGTGCAGAGCCGATCGAGCTCCTCCAGCGTCAGCAGATCGCGGCGGGGCAAAAATTGCATGTGCTCGGACATGCAGTAGACGCAGCGGAAATCGCAACGATCCGTCACCGAGACGCGCAGATAGGAAATGGCCCGTCCGAACGGGTCGAGGAGCGGCGCTGGGGCCGTCGGATCATAGGCGATTTTCGGATGCGGATTCATACAGTCGACCGTTTGCGGCGCCCCGTCCGGCGTATAGGGCCCCGAGAGGGTTCAGCCTATATATTGACGGAAAGGCCGCGCGTGAAGCCCCGAGTGACGAGCCGAGAGGGGCGGACGGGCGACGAGCGGAATGGGAGAGAGGAAAATGGCCGACACGGATATTTGGCCGAGCGAGATACGCCTCATGGACGAGGGGCGCAAGCTCAGGGTGAGCTTCGAGAATGGGGCGAGCTTTGATCTTTCGGCCGAGCATTTGAGGGTGCGCAGTCCCTCGGCCGAGGTGCAGGGCCATTCGCCGGAAGAGCGCAAGACGGTGGGCGGCAAGCGCAATGTGGCCATAATCGGGGTGGCGCCGGTCGGCCATTACGCCGTGCGGCTCGATTTCGACGATCTGCACAACACCGGCATCTACACCTGGCCCTATCTCCACGAGCTCGGCGTCGGCGGCGAGACGGATTTCAACGCCTATCTGGGCGAGCTCGCCGAGAAGGGCCTGAATCGCGATTCCCCCGGAGAACGATAAAAAAAGCGCGCCGAGCCCGTTTCGGGCGCTCGGCGCGCGTTTTTTGGGTGAATCGAAGGATCAGCGCGTCACGATGACCCGTGCGCCCACGCGCACGCGCTCATAGAGATCGACGACATCCTCATTGGTCATGCGGATGCAGCCGGAGGAAACGGCCTGGCCGATGGTCTCGGGCTCGTTGGAGCCGTGGATGCGGTAGAGCGAGCCGCCGAGATACATGGCGCGCGCGCCGAGCGGATTGGTGAGCCCGCCCTGCATGTGGCGCGGCAGATCGGGGCGACGGCGCAGCATTTGCGCCGGCGGCGTCCAAGCCGGCCATTCGCGCTTGCTGGAGACGACGCGCGTGCCGGTCCATTCGAAGCCCGGACGGCCGACGCCGACGCCATAGCGGATCGCCTGATTATTGCCGAGAACATAATAGAGACGCCGTTCATTGGTCGAAACGACGATGGTCCCCGGCGAATAGCCGCCGGGATAGGACACGATCTCGCGGGCGACGGCCGTCGCCTGCGGCCGGACGTCGGCCGGCTGTCCACGCGGACTCAAATCGAACAATCCGGCCAAGGCCCCTGTTTCGTATGCAGACCCGGCCGAGCAACCCATGAATAAAATGCACAGAGCAACTGCGATACGCCGCATGAGCTTCCCCCATTCGCCTCAGTGACAACAATCGAGCGGCCGCGGCCGCCGGAGCGACCGCGTTGCGAGGCCGGAGTTCGATCCGGCGTCGTTTCTTCGCACGCTCTCGCTCGAGGCGAAAGCGCGCGGAATTGATCTTATAAAGAATCGGCGCGACGAAGCGGCCGCGACGCGGCTGGCGGCCTATGGGCGCGCCAACCTCGCGGCGCGCCTTCGTCGTCGAGGGTCAGCGGCCTCCGCGGCGGCGGCGCTGTTGGCCGAGGCCCATTTGCTTGGCGAGCGTGGAGCGCGCCTTGGCGTAATTGGGGGCGACCATCGGATAGTCGGCCGCAAGACCCCATTTCTCGCGATATTCTTCCGGCGAGAGGCCGTATTGCGTGCGCAGATGGCGCTTGAGCGACTTGAACTTCTTGCCGTCTTCCAGGCAGATGATGAAGTCGTTGGTGACAGACTTGCGCACCGAAATAGCGGGCTTGGGCGCTTCGATCGGCTCGGCGACCACGCCGGAGCCGACACGCATCAGCGCGCCATAGACTTCGTTGATGAGACCCGGGAGATCGCCGGCCGGGACCGAATTATTGCTCACATAGGCGGAAACGATGTCTGCCGCGAGTTCGATGTTGTTCGTCGATGTCATCTCTTCACTCTTCACTTTCTCGTTTCGGCGCCGGAATTCCTTACGGGGCGGCGCGGCCGAAGGGGCGGAGCTCGGCATACTCGGGGGCGAGCAAGTCTGCGCCGTATCGACCGCAAAGACATTGTCGGGTATACATCAATGCTCTACCCCCCGCAACTAAATCGTAACGAAGTTCCACTAAATCTGGGCATAAATATTTGCCGCGACTGCTACGTAGAACTACGGGCCGAAATCGAGCGGCGACCGACATCCGCGTTTGACTTGGGCCATGCGGATCCCTGCGCGACATGAAAGGAACCGGCGGCTTTTCGGCAGAAGAGCGGACCCAATTCATGTCTCGCGGCGAAGTCGAGCGCAGCGTCTGCGCGCAAATTATGCTCTCTCAACCGCCAGTCGACTCTTCGAACTCCACTTCGGCGCGTAGATTGTCCAGATCACGGCCGATCGTCGCCACCGCCATTCTGCGATCTCGGCAGAAATAAGTCACGACGCAATCTTTTCTTTCGAGGCTGCCGGCGATTTCGATGCGATCCCAGGCGCGGGCGTGCCCGACATAAGAAATCGTCATGTCGTAATGCCGGCTCCAGAAGAAGGGCGGCGCTTCGAAACGCTCCTTCGCGCCGAGCATGTTGCGCGCCGCGGTTTGGGCTTGGCGCTCGGCCGTGACGAAATGCTCGATCCTGATCCGCTCGCCGCTGCGGCGATCCGGCCAGCGGGCGATGTCGCCGGCGGCGAAGACCCCGGCCGCGCTGGTTTCGAGATATTCGTCGACGAGCACGCCGCCATCCATCGCGAGACCGGCCTCCTCGG
This genomic window from Methylosinus sp. H3A contains:
- a CDS encoding gamma-butyrobetaine hydroxylase-like domain-containing protein, which translates into the protein MADTDIWPSEIRLMDEGRKLRVSFENGASFDLSAEHLRVRSPSAEVQGHSPEERKTVGGKRNVAIIGVAPVGHYAVRLDFDDLHNTGIYTWPYLHELGVGGETDFNAYLGELAEKGLNRDSPGER
- a CDS encoding L,D-transpeptidase; protein product: MRRIAVALCILFMGCSAGSAYETGALAGLFDLSPRGQPADVRPQATAVAREIVSYPGGYSPGTIVVSTNERRLYYVLGNNQAIRYGVGVGRPGFEWTGTRVVSSKREWPAWTPPAQMLRRRPDLPRHMQGGLTNPLGARAMYLGGSLYRIHGSNEPETIGQAVSSGCIRMTNEDVVDLYERVRVGARVIVTR
- a CDS encoding MucR family transcriptional regulator; this encodes MTSTNNIELAADIVSAYVSNNSVPAGDLPGLINEVYGALMRVGSGVVAEPIEAPKPAISVRKSVTNDFIICLEDGKKFKSLKRHLRTQYGLSPEEYREKWGLAADYPMVAPNYAKARSTLAKQMGLGQQRRRRGGR